The Leptolyngbya subtilissima AS-A7 genome includes a region encoding these proteins:
- the gltB gene encoding glutamate synthase large subunit produces the protein MTLSQPPQAQGLYHPQYEHDACGVGFIVHMKGAQSHTIVQQGLTILVNLAHRGAVGAEANTGDGAGILLQMPHKFMAKVAAEAGITLPGPGHYGVGFFFSSPTPADREQGRRIFERIAAEEGQQVLGWRDVPTDNASLGDTAKASEPFMQQVFIQRSPDLADDQAFERKLYIIRKRTHSAIHPTDPYWYATSLSCRTVVYKGMLTPEQVGLYFPDLADEAMESALALVHSRFSTNTFPSWERAHPYRYVAHNGEINTLRGNINWMYARQSMFESELFGGDLDRAKPLINKEGSDSGIFDNTLELMTLAGRSLPHAMMMMVPEPWTAHESMSAEKKAFYEYHACLMEPWDGPAAIAFTDGTMMGAVLDRNGLRPSRYTVTKDDLVIMASEAGVLPIEPERVAYKGRLEPGRMFLVNMDEGRIVSDEEIKHQIAAEQPYREWLDQHLVKLGDLPESTDPAGLNGNGTNPVGAQHAAPLPTPAPLSIAQTAFGYTFEELRLLLKPMAESGVEAVGAMGTDTPLPVLSNKPRLLYDYFHQLFAQVTNPPIDSIREAIITSADTTIGSERNLLKPEPESCRLINLKTPIITNAELAKLKNAEASGFPSTTLPIVFTAADGEAGLEAALNGIFAAADEAIANGTSLIILSDRTIDADHAPIPALLAVAGLHHHLIRNGSRTRVGLVLESGEPREVHHFATLIGYGCGAINPYLVFDTIEGMIADQLLPPMDLEKACQNFIKAVTKGVIKIASKIGISTIQSYRGAQIFEALGLNQTVIDQYFTWTASRIQGIGLDMLAEEAIKRHCHAFPDRPTDRVTLDVGGDYQWRKEGEAHLLSPEVIHTLQKAVRTGDYDAYKRYAALVNAQDKQMFRLRDLLQFKQREPIPLDEVEPVEAITRRFKTGAMSYGSISKEAHEALAIAMNRIGGKSNTGEGGEDPDRYTWTNEKGDSKNSAIKQVASGRFGVTSLYLSQAQEIQIKMAQGAKPGEGGQLPGRKVYPWIAKVRHSTPGVGLISPPPHHDIYSIEDLAELIHDLKNANREARVNVKLVSEVGVGTIAAGVAKAHADVILIAGFDGGTGASPQTSIKHAGLPWELGLAETHQTLVMNNLRSRVIVETDGQMKTGRDVVVAALLGAEEFGFATAPLVSLGCIMMRVCHLNTCPVGVATQDPELRKHFMGDPDHVVNFMQFIAQDMREIMAELGFRTLNEMVGRTDVLEPKAAVEHWKAKGLDLSPMLHQPEVGPEVGRYCQMAQDHGLEKSLDMTKLLDLCAPAIERGEKVTASLPIQNINRVVGTILGNEITKRHWEGLPEDTVHLHFQGSAGQSFGAFVPKGVTLELEGEANDYLGKGLSGGKLIVYPPKQSTFVPAENIITGNVAFYGATSGEAYIRGLAGERFCVRNSGVTAVVEGVGDHACEYMTGGKAIVLGLTGRNFAAGMSGGIAYVLDEAGDFATRCNTEMVDLEQLTDPEEIRDLQELIQRHVDYTQSKRGLSLLEDWDSAIAKFVKVMPRDYKRVLQHIQKALADGLTGDDALTAAFEENARDVARIGGS, from the coding sequence ATGACCCTATCTCAACCGCCCCAAGCTCAAGGTCTTTACCATCCACAGTACGAACACGATGCCTGTGGCGTTGGCTTCATCGTCCACATGAAGGGCGCTCAGTCGCACACTATTGTGCAGCAGGGGCTGACGATTTTGGTCAATCTGGCCCACCGAGGTGCGGTGGGGGCTGAGGCCAACACCGGCGACGGGGCAGGTATTTTGCTGCAAATGCCCCACAAATTTATGGCAAAGGTAGCAGCAGAAGCGGGCATTACCCTACCAGGGCCAGGGCATTATGGTGTCGGCTTTTTCTTTTCGTCACCCACCCCGGCAGACCGCGAACAAGGTCGTCGCATCTTTGAGCGAATTGCCGCAGAAGAAGGGCAGCAGGTGTTGGGCTGGCGCGATGTGCCCACCGACAACGCTTCCCTAGGCGATACGGCCAAGGCCAGCGAGCCGTTTATGCAGCAGGTGTTCATTCAGCGATCGCCCGATCTGGCCGACGACCAAGCCTTTGAACGCAAGCTCTATATCATTCGCAAGCGCACCCACTCGGCCATTCACCCCACCGACCCCTACTGGTATGCCACTAGCCTGTCCTGCCGTACGGTGGTTTACAAGGGCATGTTGACGCCAGAACAGGTGGGGCTCTACTTCCCCGACCTGGCCGATGAGGCGATGGAAAGCGCCCTGGCCCTGGTGCACTCGCGCTTTAGCACCAACACCTTCCCCAGTTGGGAGCGGGCTCACCCCTACCGTTATGTGGCCCACAACGGCGAAATCAACACCCTGCGCGGCAACATCAACTGGATGTATGCTCGCCAGTCGATGTTTGAGTCAGAGCTGTTTGGCGGCGATCTCGATCGCGCCAAGCCACTGATCAATAAAGAAGGCAGCGACTCTGGCATCTTCGACAATACGTTGGAACTCATGACCCTGGCGGGCCGCTCGCTGCCCCACGCCATGATGATGATGGTGCCCGAACCCTGGACGGCCCACGAGTCGATGAGCGCTGAGAAAAAAGCCTTTTACGAATACCACGCCTGCCTGATGGAGCCCTGGGATGGCCCGGCTGCGATCGCCTTCACCGACGGCACCATGATGGGTGCGGTGCTCGATCGCAACGGCTTGCGCCCTTCCCGCTACACCGTCACCAAGGACGATCTGGTGATCATGGCCTCGGAAGCCGGGGTATTACCCATCGAGCCCGAGCGCGTCGCCTACAAGGGTCGCCTAGAGCCGGGCCGCATGTTCCTGGTGAATATGGACGAGGGCCGCATTGTCTCCGACGAAGAGATCAAGCACCAGATCGCCGCCGAGCAACCTTACCGGGAATGGCTCGATCAGCACCTAGTGAAACTGGGCGATCTGCCAGAGTCCACAGACCCCGCAGGGTTAAACGGCAATGGCACTAACCCCGTAGGGGCGCAGCATGCTGCGCCCCTACCCACCCCTGCACCCCTATCGATCGCCCAAACTGCCTTTGGCTACACCTTCGAGGAGCTGCGCCTGCTGCTCAAGCCCATGGCCGAGAGCGGTGTCGAAGCCGTCGGTGCCATGGGTACCGACACGCCACTGCCCGTACTGTCGAATAAGCCTCGGCTGCTGTACGACTACTTTCACCAGCTGTTTGCGCAGGTGACCAACCCGCCCATCGACTCCATCCGCGAGGCGATCATCACCTCGGCAGACACCACCATCGGCAGCGAACGCAATTTGCTCAAGCCTGAGCCGGAGAGCTGTCGGCTGATCAACCTCAAAACGCCGATCATTACCAATGCGGAGCTGGCCAAGCTGAAGAATGCTGAGGCTAGCGGATTTCCTTCGACGACGCTGCCGATTGTGTTTACGGCGGCTGATGGTGAAGCGGGGCTAGAAGCGGCGCTGAATGGGATCTTTGCGGCGGCGGATGAGGCGATCGCCAACGGCACCAGTCTCATTATTTTGAGCGATCGCACTATTGACGCCGACCATGCCCCCATTCCCGCGCTGCTGGCCGTTGCTGGCCTGCACCACCACCTGATTCGCAATGGCAGCCGCACCCGCGTCGGCCTCGTCCTCGAGTCGGGCGAACCGCGCGAAGTGCACCACTTTGCCACCCTGATCGGCTACGGCTGTGGGGCCATCAACCCCTACCTAGTGTTCGACACCATTGAGGGCATGATTGCCGACCAGCTTCTCCCCCCCATGGATCTGGAGAAAGCCTGCCAGAACTTCATCAAGGCCGTCACCAAGGGCGTGATCAAAATCGCCTCCAAGATCGGCATTTCCACCATCCAGAGCTATCGCGGCGCGCAGATCTTTGAGGCCCTGGGCCTGAACCAAACCGTCATCGACCAATACTTCACCTGGACGGCTTCGCGCATTCAGGGCATCGGGCTAGACATGCTGGCCGAGGAAGCTATCAAGCGGCACTGCCACGCCTTCCCCGATCGCCCCACCGACCGTGTCACCCTTGATGTAGGCGGCGACTACCAGTGGCGCAAAGAAGGCGAAGCTCATTTGCTCAGCCCTGAGGTGATCCACACCTTGCAAAAAGCGGTGAGAACTGGTGACTACGATGCCTACAAGCGCTACGCCGCCCTGGTAAACGCGCAAGACAAGCAGATGTTTCGCCTGCGCGATCTGCTGCAATTCAAGCAGCGCGAGCCGATTCCCCTCGACGAGGTAGAACCGGTAGAGGCCATCACCCGGCGGTTTAAGACCGGAGCGATGAGCTACGGGTCGATCTCCAAGGAGGCCCACGAGGCGCTGGCGATCGCCATGAACCGCATCGGTGGCAAGTCCAACACGGGCGAAGGCGGCGAAGACCCCGATCGCTACACCTGGACCAACGAAAAAGGCGACTCCAAAAACAGCGCCATCAAGCAGGTGGCCTCTGGTCGCTTCGGCGTCACCAGTCTCTATCTGTCCCAGGCCCAAGAGATCCAGATCAAAATGGCCCAGGGCGCGAAACCAGGCGAAGGTGGGCAGCTACCGGGCCGCAAGGTCTATCCCTGGATTGCTAAGGTGCGCCACTCGACCCCCGGCGTCGGCCTAATTTCGCCTCCGCCCCACCACGACATCTACTCCATTGAGGATCTGGCCGAGCTGATCCACGACCTCAAAAACGCCAACCGTGAGGCCAGAGTCAACGTCAAACTGGTGTCTGAGGTGGGCGTTGGCACCATCGCCGCCGGGGTGGCCAAGGCCCACGCCGATGTCATTCTCATCGCTGGGTTTGATGGCGGTACTGGGGCCTCACCTCAAACCTCAATCAAGCACGCCGGTCTACCCTGGGAGCTGGGCCTAGCGGAAACCCACCAAACCCTGGTGATGAACAACTTGCGCAGTCGGGTGATCGTCGAAACCGACGGCCAAATGAAAACCGGCCGCGATGTGGTCGTTGCGGCTCTGCTGGGGGCCGAAGAATTTGGCTTTGCCACTGCACCCCTGGTCTCCCTGGGCTGCATCATGATGCGGGTCTGTCACCTGAATACCTGCCCCGTAGGCGTCGCCACCCAAGATCCTGAGCTGCGCAAGCACTTCATGGGTGACCCCGACCATGTGGTCAACTTCATGCAGTTCATTGCCCAAGACATGCGCGAGATTATGGCCGAGTTGGGTTTCCGCACCCTCAACGAGATGGTGGGCCGCACCGATGTGCTAGAGCCAAAGGCGGCCGTTGAGCACTGGAAGGCCAAGGGCCTCGACCTCTCCCCCATGCTGCACCAGCCGGAGGTGGGGCCAGAGGTGGGCCGCTACTGCCAGATGGCCCAAGACCACGGTTTAGAAAAATCCCTCGATATGACCAAGCTGCTGGATCTATGTGCCCCCGCCATTGAGCGCGGCGAGAAAGTTACCGCCAGTCTCCCCATTCAGAACATCAACCGGGTGGTAGGGACCATTCTCGGCAACGAAATCACCAAGCGCCATTGGGAAGGGCTGCCCGAAGACACCGTGCACCTGCACTTCCAGGGCAGCGCCGGGCAGAGTTTTGGGGCCTTTGTGCCCAAGGGCGTCACGCTCGAACTCGAAGGCGAAGCCAACGACTATCTGGGCAAGGGCCTCAGCGGTGGCAAGCTGATTGTCTACCCACCTAAGCAGTCGACCTTCGTGCCCGCTGAAAACATCATCACTGGCAACGTCGCTTTCTACGGAGCTACCAGCGGTGAAGCCTACATTCGCGGCCTGGCGGGCGAGCGCTTCTGCGTGCGCAACTCTGGGGTAACGGCGGTGGTAGAAGGGGTTGGCGACCACGCCTGCGAATATATGACCGGCGGCAAGGCGATCGTGCTGGGGTTAACTGGGCGCAACTTTGCGGCAGGCATGAGCGGCGGCATCGCCTACGTGCTGGATGAGGCGGGTGACTTTGCCACCCGCTGCAACACCGAAATGGTGGATCTGGAGCAGCTCACCGACCCCGAAGAAATTCGCGATCTGCAAGAGCTGATCCAGCGCCATGTCGATTACACCCAGAGCAAGCGGGGGCTGAGTCTGCTAGAAGATTGGGATAGTGCGATCGCCAAGTTTGTGAAGGTGATGCCCCGCGATTACAAGCGCGTGCTGCAACACATCCAAAAGGCCCTGGCCGATGGGCTGACCGGCGATGATGCCCTCACCGCCGCCTTTGAAGAAAACGCCCGCGACGTCGCCCGCATCGGCGGCAGTTAG
- a CDS encoding sulfotransferase family protein, with protein MVKQGASPRLTATSAVDTLTRGLSTQRPLVKSPFFICCSGRSGSTHLRLMLDHHPQLSCVDEVGYITELVSDDGDMPDVATYRQWLESDFIFQSCCDFTIDPDLDFYELVNDFLCQQKDCSNKQAVGAISHFDFIRLLKLWPDARFIHMVRDGRDVAYSWMKEMHLFENPWFAAEKWREAEQAWERLAQRLPEGQYLEITYEDMVNDTVGTLTEICQFLGVDYDAEMLKFSKAGSYFTLPDPKFSGLWRSHLSPWEIQVAEANISDLLIDRGYKLSELPRLTVSSLDLKRFKLMEKVFMWQRRISFFGLRLSAVEYLSRRLGLRGWHSQVKQEMHAIAIPALKR; from the coding sequence ATGGTGAAGCAAGGTGCATCGCCCCGCCTTACTGCGACTTCGGCTGTTGATACGTTAACCCGAGGGCTCAGCACTCAGCGCCCTCTCGTAAAATCTCCCTTCTTTATTTGTTGCTCAGGGCGGTCTGGTTCTACCCACCTACGCCTCATGCTGGATCACCACCCTCAGTTATCTTGTGTTGATGAAGTGGGTTACATCACTGAACTGGTGTCTGATGATGGCGATATGCCTGATGTGGCAACGTACCGCCAGTGGCTAGAATCTGATTTCATTTTTCAATCTTGTTGCGACTTCACTATCGACCCTGATTTAGACTTCTATGAATTGGTAAACGATTTTCTTTGCCAACAGAAGGATTGCAGCAATAAGCAGGCAGTGGGTGCAATCAGCCATTTTGATTTCATTCGGCTTTTAAAGCTTTGGCCAGATGCACGTTTTATTCACATGGTGCGAGATGGGCGAGATGTCGCCTATTCCTGGATGAAGGAGATGCATCTCTTTGAAAATCCTTGGTTCGCCGCTGAGAAATGGCGTGAGGCAGAGCAGGCTTGGGAGCGGTTGGCTCAGCGTCTTCCCGAGGGACAGTATCTAGAAATTACCTATGAGGATATGGTCAACGACACGGTAGGTACACTGACAGAGATTTGTCAGTTTCTAGGTGTTGACTATGATGCTGAAATGCTGAAATTTAGTAAAGCAGGAAGCTACTTCACTTTGCCAGATCCAAAGTTTAGTGGTCTATGGCGATCGCATCTCTCGCCCTGGGAAATACAAGTAGCAGAAGCTAACATTTCAGACTTGCTTATCGATAGAGGTTATAAGCTCAGCGAACTGCCCAGATTGACTGTTAGCTCTCTAGATCTCAAGCGGTTTAAGCTAATGGAGAAAGTGTTTATGTGGCAGCGCCGCATTAGCTTCTTTGGCTTACGCCTATCAGCAGTTGAGTACCTTTCACGTCGCCTTGGTCTACGTGGGTGGCACAGCCAGGTAAAGCAAGAGATGCATGCGATCGCAATTCCTGCTCTGAAGCGCTAG
- a CDS encoding Asr1405/Asl0597 family protein, producing MHVLESDYLGSGQDLQNTAPAQTVVDLDRVTRWNVYRRLQELNLVCACGSDRPLTVAIHTPADALLVWSVVQAAIQPKLCLADHLKRCWQQRSLT from the coding sequence ATGCACGTTTTAGAGTCAGATTATTTAGGGTCAGGGCAAGACCTGCAAAATACTGCCCCCGCTCAAACCGTGGTTGATTTAGACCGGGTAACCCGCTGGAACGTCTACCGCCGCCTGCAAGAGCTGAACCTAGTGTGCGCCTGTGGTAGCGATCGCCCGCTTACCGTCGCCATCCATACCCCTGCCGATGCTTTGCTGGTTTGGAGCGTGGTGCAGGCTGCTATCCAGCCCAAGCTATGCCTCGCCGACCACCTGAAGCGCTGCTGGCAGCAAAGGAGCTTGACATGA
- a CDS encoding (2Fe-2S) ferredoxin domain-containing protein, whose amino-acid sequence MPRRPPEALLAAKELDMSRHEPATLEAGTVPTGQVLKGQYSGVYRSDKGKIKGLLLQAGEAKFTVKLPKYLRPMLMRELAPGDFVQVWAYPEDDRWRAINVLPLPKCEAEILQQQWGDLAPVPELTRTSQKRMCIEICTKGKCYKQGARQVHSALQEAVDRDPALAHVAIKETGCMKACKQGPNLRLPNGRMLHRVSPADALAQLDAKR is encoded by the coding sequence ATGCCTCGCCGACCACCTGAAGCGCTGCTGGCAGCAAAGGAGCTTGACATGAGCCGCCACGAGCCCGCCACCCTAGAGGCTGGTACTGTTCCCACTGGCCAAGTGCTCAAGGGTCAATACAGTGGGGTCTATCGCTCCGACAAAGGCAAGATCAAGGGGCTGCTGCTGCAAGCCGGTGAGGCCAAATTCACTGTTAAGCTGCCCAAATATTTGCGTCCCATGCTGATGCGTGAGTTAGCACCGGGTGACTTCGTGCAGGTCTGGGCCTATCCCGAAGACGATCGCTGGCGGGCAATTAATGTTTTGCCTCTGCCCAAGTGCGAGGCGGAGATACTGCAACAGCAGTGGGGCGACCTTGCCCCTGTCCCAGAGCTGACTCGAACCTCGCAAAAACGCATGTGCATCGAGATTTGCACTAAGGGCAAATGCTACAAGCAGGGGGCGCGTCAAGTCCACAGCGCCCTGCAAGAGGCCGTGGATCGCGATCCAGCTTTGGCCCACGTTGCTATCAAGGAAACTGGCTGCATGAAAGCCTGCAAGCAAGGCCCAAACCTTCGCCTGCCCAATGGCCGAATGCTGCACCGAGTCAGCCCCGCCGACGCTTTAGCGCAGCTAGACGCAAAACGATGA
- a CDS encoding Dps family protein, with the protein MPITETLLQTYGEVANNPVLLEKSVTEPVVDGLATLYASFTALSLQYQKHHFVVEGSEYYMLHNYFEESYEAAQGHAHEVGERLHGLGGIPPLSFGKLAELCCFDMENDDTYRCRIMIDHDLKAEQSLIELIRRLAAQAESLGDRATRYLYEQILLKTEERAYHLEHFLTPDSLKLGW; encoded by the coding sequence ATGCCGATTACTGAGACTCTGCTGCAAACCTATGGCGAGGTGGCAAACAACCCAGTATTGCTGGAGAAGTCGGTTACAGAACCAGTGGTGGATGGACTGGCGACGCTCTATGCCAGCTTTACAGCCCTGTCGCTGCAGTACCAAAAGCACCATTTTGTTGTGGAAGGTTCTGAGTACTACATGCTCCACAACTATTTCGAGGAGAGCTACGAAGCGGCTCAAGGCCATGCCCACGAGGTGGGAGAGCGCCTGCACGGGCTGGGGGGAATTCCTCCTCTCAGCTTTGGCAAGCTGGCTGAGCTGTGCTGCTTCGACATGGAAAACGACGACACCTACCGCTGCCGCATCATGATCGACCACGATCTGAAGGCTGAGCAATCGCTGATCGAACTGATTCGTCGGCTGGCTGCCCAGGCTGAGAGCTTGGGCGATCGCGCTACTCGCTACCTCTACGAGCAAATTTTGCTGAAAACCGAGGAGCGGGCTTACCATCTAGAGCACTTCCTCACTCCAGACAGCCTCAAGCTGGGCTGGTAG
- a CDS encoding Fur family transcriptional regulator, with translation MEQDPALPSLNQEPELLKTVLNKEGFRFTNQRQKILDLFQSAALGHHLNAEEIHHQLLDQGEKISFSTIYRALHVMVRLGLLQELELAEGRKYYELNTPFMNQHHHLVCVHCGDVEEFEDAKMTQVGSNESASHGFSLLNCQFTVYGICPSCQLLLG, from the coding sequence ATGGAACAAGATCCAGCTCTGCCTAGCTTAAATCAAGAGCCCGAACTACTCAAAACCGTTCTTAATAAGGAAGGGTTTCGGTTCACCAACCAGCGACAAAAAATACTGGACTTGTTTCAGTCGGCAGCTCTGGGTCATCACCTCAATGCTGAAGAAATCCATCATCAGTTGCTAGATCAGGGTGAAAAAATCAGCTTTTCTACCATCTATAGAGCGTTGCACGTCATGGTCAGACTAGGGTTGCTGCAAGAGCTAGAGCTAGCTGAGGGCAGAAAGTATTACGAACTCAATACTCCCTTTATGAATCAGCACCACCATTTGGTCTGTGTTCACTGCGGCGATGTAGAAGAGTTTGAAGACGCCAAAATGACCCAGGTGGGCAGCAATGAGAGTGCCTCCCATGGGTTCTCGCTGCTGAACTGCCAGTTTACGGTGTACGGCATCTGCCCTAGCTGCCAGTTACTGCTGGGCTAG